A genomic segment from Triticum dicoccoides isolate Atlit2015 ecotype Zavitan chromosome 1A, WEW_v2.0, whole genome shotgun sequence encodes:
- the LOC119268399 gene encoding strigolactone esterase D14-like, translating into MNARVFGNVGETLVLAHGYGGSRFVWDDVVPSLADKFRVVVFDWSFSGVADGGGCSERRFSYHDFADELVALMDELGLRGAVFLGHSMAGMIGCIASLARPDLFTHLVLVGASPRYINDDGYEGGFGRGEVDAMLGAIETDFTEWAPLFAETVVGVDHPAAVAKFAKQLAMMRPATALRVMRTVLTCDVRDVLPDVKAPCTIVHCTQDAVAPLAVARYMQHRLAGCAGGGGAASVVIQSSSHFPQLTAPKEFVRVIEAILLDR; encoded by the exons ATGAATGCGAGGGTTTTCGGCAACGTCGGTGAGACCCTGGTGCTCGCCCACGGCTACGGGGGCAGCCGGTTCGTCTGGGACGACGTCGTCCCGTCGCTGGCGGACAAGTTCCGGGTCGTCGTCTTCGACTGGAGCTTCTCCggcgtggcggacggcggcgggtgCTCCGAGCGGCGGTTTTCGTACCACGACTTCGCCGACGAACTCGTGGCGCTGATGGACGAGCTCGGGCTGAGGGGAGCAGTGTTCCTGGGCCACTCCATGGCTGGCATGATCGGCTGCATTGCGTCGCTTGCAAGGCCAGACCTATTCACCCACCTCGTGCTGGTTGGGGCGTCACCTAG GTACATCAACGACGACGGCTACGAGGGCGGATTCGGCCGCGGAGAGGTGGACGCCATGCTCGGAGCCATCGAGACCGATTTCACCGAGTGGGCGCCGCTCTTCGCCGAGACCGTGGTCGGGGTGGACCACCCAGCCGCCGTCGCAAAGTTCGCCAAGCAGCTGGCGATGATGCGCCCGGCCACCGCGCTCCGCGTCATGCGCACCGTGCTCACCTGCGACGTCCGGGACGTGCTCCCGGACGTCAAGGCACCATGCACCATCGTGCACTGCACCCAGGACGCCGTGGCGCCGCTCGCAGTTGCTCGCTACATGCAGCACCGACTGGCCGGGtgcgctggtggcggcggcgcggcctcGGTGGTCATCCAGTCCTCCAGCCACTTCCCACAGCTCACCGCGCCAAAGGAGTTCGTCCGGGTCATTGAGGCCATCTTGCTCGACCGCTGA